One part of the Paraglaciecola sp. L3A3 genome encodes these proteins:
- a CDS encoding transcriptional regulator GcvA, with the protein MNRRLPPLNALKAFEVAARHLSFTRAADELFVTQAAVSHQIKALEEFLSMKLFIRKKRALFLTEEGQSYYLDLKDIFKSLNEATERLLVKGEKGAITVALQTSFAIQWLVPRLNQFSLLNPDIDVRIQAVNGNEGFLVDDVDVAIYYGRGKWPGLVADKLHTEYLAPVCSPMLFQGDLPLKHLDDLGKHTLLHDSTREAWQEWIRHFNVLGVNVNHGPIFSHSMLVQQAAALGQGIALGHSVLTRGEIEAGRLICPFEEKLITKDAYYLVCHQSQADLGKITAFRDWLLTEVEKEQNDQNFN; encoded by the coding sequence ATGAATCGTCGATTACCCCCGTTAAATGCCTTGAAAGCTTTTGAAGTCGCCGCTAGGCACTTAAGTTTCACCCGTGCAGCTGATGAATTATTTGTGACCCAAGCCGCAGTCAGTCACCAAATAAAAGCCCTCGAAGAGTTTTTATCCATGAAACTTTTTATTAGAAAAAAACGTGCCTTGTTTTTGACTGAAGAAGGCCAGAGTTATTACCTCGATTTGAAAGATATTTTTAAATCCCTCAATGAAGCAACTGAACGTTTGTTAGTGAAGGGCGAAAAAGGCGCAATTACCGTGGCTTTACAAACTAGTTTTGCCATTCAATGGTTAGTGCCAAGACTTAATCAATTTAGCTTATTGAACCCAGATATAGATGTGCGTATTCAAGCTGTAAACGGTAATGAAGGTTTTTTAGTGGATGACGTAGATGTCGCTATTTATTATGGACGGGGAAAATGGCCGGGTTTAGTGGCTGATAAATTACACACCGAATATTTAGCACCCGTATGTTCACCTATGTTGTTTCAAGGTGACTTACCTTTAAAACATTTAGATGACCTGGGTAAACATACTTTATTACACGACTCGACCCGTGAGGCATGGCAAGAGTGGATCAGGCATTTTAATGTACTGGGCGTTAATGTTAATCATGGGCCGATTTTTAGTCATTCAATGTTGGTACAACAAGCTGCGGCATTAGGTCAAGGTATCGCGCTTGGTCATAGTGTTTTAACTCGAGGTGAAATAGAAGCCGGTCGTTTGATTTGTCCGTTTGAAGAAAAACTTATCACTAAAGATGCTTATTATTTGGTGTGCCATCAATCACAAGCCGATTTGGGGAAGATCACTGCTTTCCGAGATTGGTTATTAACCGAAGTAGAAAAAGAACAAAATGATCAAAACTTTAATTAA
- the kdsA gene encoding 3-deoxy-8-phosphooctulonate synthase, with product MQNLQNIAIQEIEVANDKPFVLFGGMNVLESRDMAMAIAEHYKEVTTKLGIPYVFKASFDKANRSSVNSYRGPGMEEGLKIFQEIKQTFDVPVITDVHETHQAAPVAEVADVIQLPAFLARQTDLVVAMAKTNAIINVKKPQFLAAHEMRHIITKFGEAGNDKIILCERGSCYGYNNLVVDMLAMDEMKAYAPVIFDATHALQKPGGRTDSADGRRAQAAQLARSGMALGLAGLFIEAHPNPNEAKCDGPCALALDKLEPYLQQMKALDELVKGFEPLDTSAQ from the coding sequence ATGCAAAATTTACAAAATATCGCTATTCAGGAAATTGAAGTAGCAAATGACAAGCCATTTGTATTATTTGGTGGCATGAACGTTCTAGAGTCTCGTGATATGGCCATGGCTATTGCTGAACATTATAAAGAAGTCACCACAAAATTAGGTATTCCTTATGTGTTTAAAGCTTCATTTGATAAAGCTAATCGTTCATCGGTTAATTCTTATCGTGGCCCTGGTATGGAAGAAGGCCTGAAAATTTTTCAAGAGATCAAACAAACATTTGATGTGCCAGTGATAACAGATGTACATGAAACCCATCAAGCAGCGCCAGTTGCAGAAGTAGCGGATGTGATCCAACTTCCTGCATTTTTGGCTCGTCAAACGGATTTAGTGGTGGCTATGGCAAAAACCAACGCCATTATAAATGTTAAAAAACCACAGTTTTTGGCGGCTCACGAAATGCGCCACATTATTACTAAGTTTGGTGAGGCGGGGAACGATAAAATAATTTTATGTGAACGTGGCTCATGTTATGGCTATAACAATTTAGTAGTAGATATGTTGGCTATGGATGAAATGAAAGCTTATGCACCTGTTATTTTTGATGCCACCCATGCTTTACAAAAACCAGGTGGTAGAACTGACTCTGCGGATGGTAGACGTGCTCAAGCGGCTCAGTTAGCTAGAAGTGGTATGGCTTTAGGGTTAGCTGGTTTATTTATTGAAGCGCATCCAAATCCTAATGAAGCAAAATGTGACGGACCTTGTGCCTTAGCATTAGATAAACTAGAACCGTACTTACAACAAATGAAAGCGTTAGATGAGTTAGTTAAAGGTTTCGAACCTTTAGATACTAGTGCTCAATAA
- the miaB gene encoding tRNA (N6-isopentenyl adenosine(37)-C2)-methylthiotransferase MiaB, whose protein sequence is MTKKLFIKTWGCQMNEYDSEKMANLLDSTHGYEATETAEEADVILLNTCSIREKAQEKVFHQLGRWKNLKKDKPGLIIGVGGCVASQEGDTIRKRAPFVDMVFGPQTLHRLPEMINQIKGGSKSVIDISFPEIEKFDRLPEPKADGPTAFVSIMEGCSKYCTFCVVPYTRGEEVSRPVDDVLLEIAQLAEQGVREVNLLGQNVNAFRGNNFDGTVCTFAELLELVASINGIDRIRYTTSHPVEFTDDIIDAYATIPELVDHLHLPVQSGADRILNMMKRGHTAIEYKSKIRKLRKIRPNLSMSSDFIIGFPGETDDDFEATMDLIQAMDFDLSFSFIYSARPGTPAADLPDDVTEDTKKLRLSLLQQRINQQALRIARNMLDTEQRILVEGPSKKNPMELSGRTENNRVVNFEGTPDMIGHFVDIKITEVFANSLRGNVVRTEAEMALRNDLSPEAILAKNNATTDDLGVATFSPAQL, encoded by the coding sequence ATGACAAAAAAGCTATTTATTAAAACTTGGGGTTGCCAAATGAACGAGTATGACTCGGAAAAAATGGCAAACCTATTAGACTCTACTCACGGTTATGAGGCTACAGAAACAGCTGAAGAAGCGGATGTTATCTTGCTAAACACTTGTTCAATTCGTGAAAAAGCCCAAGAAAAAGTATTCCATCAATTAGGTCGTTGGAAAAATCTTAAAAAAGACAAACCAGGCTTGATTATTGGTGTAGGTGGATGTGTCGCTTCACAAGAAGGTGACACTATTCGTAAACGCGCGCCTTTTGTCGATATGGTATTTGGTCCACAAACATTGCATCGTTTACCCGAAATGATTAATCAAATCAAAGGCGGCAGTAAATCAGTTATTGATATCAGCTTTCCTGAGATTGAAAAGTTTGACCGTTTACCCGAACCTAAAGCTGATGGACCTACGGCCTTTGTTTCTATTATGGAAGGCTGTTCAAAATATTGTACTTTCTGTGTGGTGCCATATACCCGTGGAGAAGAAGTCAGTCGCCCAGTGGATGATGTGTTACTAGAAATAGCCCAACTTGCCGAACAAGGTGTTCGTGAAGTGAATCTGTTAGGGCAAAACGTTAACGCATTTAGAGGCAATAATTTTGATGGCACAGTGTGTACTTTTGCCGAGTTGTTGGAATTAGTCGCCTCTATTAATGGTATTGACCGAATTCGTTATACAACGTCTCATCCAGTAGAATTTACTGATGATATTATCGATGCTTATGCCACTATTCCTGAATTAGTCGATCACTTACATCTACCTGTACAATCTGGTGCTGACCGAATTCTTAATATGATGAAGCGCGGCCATACGGCTATTGAGTATAAATCTAAGATCCGCAAATTAAGAAAAATTCGTCCGAATTTAAGTATGTCTTCAGATTTTATCATTGGTTTCCCTGGTGAGACAGATGACGACTTTGAAGCCACAATGGACTTAATTCAAGCGATGGATTTTGATCTTAGTTTTAGCTTTATTTACAGCGCACGTCCCGGTACACCTGCAGCTGATTTACCAGACGATGTCACTGAAGATACCAAAAAATTACGTTTAAGTTTGTTACAACAGCGCATTAACCAACAAGCATTACGTATTGCTCGTAACATGTTAGACACTGAACAACGTATTTTGGTTGAAGGCCCATCCAAGAAAAACCCTATGGAATTATCAGGTCGTACTGAAAATAACCGTGTGGTCAATTTTGAAGGCACACCAGATATGATTGGTCACTTTGTTGATATCAAAATCACCGAAGTCTTTGCTAATTCATTACGGGGTAATGTTGTCAGAACAGAAGCTGAAATGGCCCTACGGAATGACTTATCTCCAGAAGCTATTTTAGCAAAAAATAATGCAACAACAGATGATTTGGGTGTAGCCACCTTTTCGCCAGCACAATTATAG
- a CDS encoding PhoH family protein — protein sequence MSKLVSNELVLEPSDHKRLACLCGPLDDNVKQIERRLGVEITYRNNEFKIVGPSLQVTSATELLKLLYVETQPIRGQLPDLDSEKVHLAIQESKSLEQPQSKSYGKELQIKTKRGVIKPRNPNQNDYVSNVFTHDISFGVGPAGTGKTYLAVACAVEALERQDVRRILLTRPAVEAGEKLGFLPGDLSQKVDPYLRPLYDALFEMLGFEKVEKLIERNVIEVAPLAYMRGRTLNDAFIILDESQNTTVEQMKMFLTRIGFNSQAVITGDITQVDLPRGVRSGLRHAIDVLNGVEDISFNFFSAEDVVRHPVVARIVMAYEAHEKQREIERLEKKAQQEALTNQTQTN from the coding sequence TTGAGTAAACTTGTTAGTAACGAATTAGTATTAGAACCATCAGATCACAAACGTTTAGCCTGTTTATGTGGCCCCTTAGATGACAATGTTAAACAAATTGAACGTCGATTAGGGGTTGAAATTACTTATAGAAATAATGAATTTAAGATTGTTGGTCCATCTCTACAAGTTACCAGTGCAACTGAACTGTTAAAACTTCTATATGTTGAAACTCAACCTATACGTGGTCAATTACCCGATTTAGATTCAGAAAAAGTACATTTAGCCATTCAAGAATCTAAAAGTTTGGAACAGCCACAAAGCAAATCCTATGGCAAAGAACTACAGATCAAAACCAAACGCGGTGTGATTAAACCTCGCAATCCTAATCAAAATGATTATGTCAGTAATGTATTTACCCATGATATTAGTTTTGGTGTAGGTCCTGCAGGAACCGGTAAAACTTATTTGGCCGTGGCTTGTGCAGTTGAGGCATTAGAGCGTCAAGATGTCAGACGTATTTTGTTAACTCGTCCTGCTGTCGAAGCAGGTGAAAAGTTGGGGTTTTTACCTGGCGATTTATCGCAAAAAGTGGATCCTTACCTGCGCCCACTTTACGACGCTTTATTTGAAATGTTAGGTTTTGAAAAAGTTGAAAAACTGATCGAGCGAAACGTTATTGAAGTTGCACCATTAGCTTACATGCGTGGCCGTACATTAAATGATGCGTTTATCATTCTTGATGAAAGCCAAAATACTACAGTGGAACAAATGAAAATGTTCCTCACTCGTATTGGTTTTAATTCGCAAGCTGTCATAACTGGCGATATTACCCAAGTAGATTTGCCTAGAGGTGTGCGCTCTGGCTTAAGACATGCCATTGATGTATTAAATGGTGTGGAAGACATTTCATTTAATTTTTTCAGCGCTGAAGACGTAGTAAGACACCCTGTTGTGGCACGAATTGTTATGGCTTATGAAGCCCATGAAAAACAACGTGAAATCGAAAGGCTTGAGAAAAAAGCACAGCAAGAAGCTTTAACTAATCAAACCCAAACAAATTAG
- the ybeY gene encoding rRNA maturation RNase YbeY codes for MTALLDIQLATEDNNIPSEENFQLWTNTVLSQLNLQNKEITIRIVDEDEIRQLNHQYRGKDKTTNVLSFPFEIPELFVAEGMALKDNAADQQVINLLGDLIICTQVVAQEAEKQGKQNLDHWAHMIVHGTLHLLGYDHIEDDEADAMETLEISILQKLAIDDPYQNH; via the coding sequence ATGACAGCTTTACTCGATATACAACTGGCCACTGAAGATAATAATATTCCTAGTGAAGAAAATTTTCAGTTATGGACAAACACTGTCTTATCTCAATTAAATCTACAAAACAAAGAAATCACCATACGTATTGTAGATGAAGATGAAATACGTCAACTTAACCATCAATATCGAGGAAAGGACAAAACAACCAATGTTTTGTCCTTTCCTTTCGAAATACCAGAGCTTTTTGTAGCCGAGGGAATGGCTTTAAAAGACAATGCAGCAGATCAACAAGTCATCAATTTATTAGGTGATTTGATCATTTGCACCCAAGTTGTCGCCCAAGAAGCTGAAAAACAAGGCAAACAGAACTTAGATCATTGGGCCCATATGATAGTGCATGGAACCTTGCATTTATTGGGATATGATCACATAGAAGATGACGAAGCTGATGCAATGGAAACATTAGAAATTAGCATTTTACAGAAATTAGCCATTGACGATCCCTATCAAAATCATTAA
- the corC gene encoding CNNM family magnesium/cobalt transport protein CorC (CorC(YbeX) belongs to the Cyclin M Mg2+ Exporter (CNNM) family, and was characterized as belonging to a set of three proteins, at least one of which must be present for CorA to function.), which translates to MSEDNPPSTSGSANKSWIGKIVQSFTGEPTSKEELVDVIADAQEREVINTETREMMEGVMEVSEMRVRDIMIPRAQMRTIEIDQTVEEFLPTILESAHSRFPVINEDKDHIEGILLAKDLLEYAFLPGNEFELKNILRPAVIVPESKRVDVLLKEFRQKRYHMAIVVDEYGGVSGLVTIEDILELIVGEIEDEHDVEDDENDGIRPLNKHTYSVKALTTLEDFNKFFETTFDVDEADTIGGIVLKAFGHMPQRDEEVDIEGINFKVTNSDKRRLVQLKITLPDIDD; encoded by the coding sequence ATGAGCGAAGATAATCCCCCGTCTACAAGCGGTTCTGCCAATAAAAGTTGGATTGGAAAAATAGTCCAATCTTTTACGGGAGAACCGACAAGTAAAGAAGAATTAGTTGACGTCATCGCAGATGCACAAGAAAGAGAAGTCATTAACACTGAAACACGTGAAATGATGGAAGGTGTGATGGAAGTCAGCGAAATGCGTGTAAGGGATATAATGATCCCTAGAGCACAAATGAGAACCATAGAAATAGACCAAACTGTAGAAGAATTTCTACCCACTATTCTTGAATCCGCTCACTCCCGTTTTCCTGTGATCAATGAAGACAAAGATCATATAGAAGGGATTTTACTGGCAAAAGACTTACTTGAGTATGCTTTTCTTCCAGGTAATGAATTCGAACTAAAAAATATTCTGCGCCCAGCTGTGATAGTTCCAGAAAGTAAACGAGTAGACGTATTATTAAAAGAGTTTCGGCAAAAACGTTATCACATGGCTATTGTCGTGGATGAATATGGCGGAGTATCAGGCCTTGTCACGATCGAGGACATATTAGAATTAATCGTTGGCGAAATCGAAGACGAGCATGATGTGGAAGACGATGAAAATGACGGCATCAGACCTCTAAATAAACATACCTATTCAGTTAAAGCTCTTACTACATTAGAAGATTTTAATAAGTTTTTTGAAACTACTTTTGATGTAGATGAAGCTGATACTATAGGTGGGATCGTGCTTAAAGCTTTTGGCCACATGCCTCAGCGAGATGAAGAAGTAGACATTGAAGGTATTAACTTCAAAGTTACTAATTCAGATAAAAGGCGATTAGTACAACTTAAAATTACCTTACCTGATATCGATGACTAA
- the lnt gene encoding apolipoprotein N-acyltransferase: MKTLPTNLKCLLACISGALLTFAYAPFSFWFVLFLCLPFFIYLLANTEKKHAFKLGFCFGLGWFGAGISWVHVSIADFGGIPLIASLGLMLLLSAYLALYPALACFVLHRYFKQNYWPLAFPFIWLVVEWLRSVLFTGFPWLSLGYSQISSPLSGWLPVIGEFGTTGLIILISSAWALTIRDKKWLHSLALTLVIFVSGYSLNQYQWAIPSGKEAQIAMVQGNIQQELRWAPEHDQPTMDKYRNMTDALWLKNDVVIWPEAAVPQLETVAKKYLLALDIVAAETQTGLITGIVDYNFKTREAYNYLIGLGLKEANSEKSTETKGQYFYNHSNRFAKHHLLPIGEFIPFENWLRTVAPIFDLPMSSFSRGDYQQSNIKANGFNFAPAICFEIAFPEQISSNLYFNTDFIITVSNDAWFGASHGPAQHLEIAQVRAKEFALPVLRATNNGITAFINHKGEIQSRLPQFEAAALSDSIQLVQGNTPFRNFANWPAWIVSFTLFCLAMLRRKK, from the coding sequence ATGAAAACCTTGCCCACTAATTTAAAGTGTTTATTGGCTTGTATTTCAGGTGCTTTACTCACCTTTGCTTATGCCCCCTTTTCATTTTGGTTTGTATTATTTCTCTGCTTACCATTTTTTATCTATCTATTAGCAAATACCGAAAAGAAACACGCTTTTAAACTCGGATTTTGCTTTGGTTTAGGTTGGTTTGGAGCTGGTATTAGTTGGGTGCATGTAAGTATTGCTGATTTTGGTGGTATCCCGTTAATTGCCTCACTTGGTTTAATGTTATTACTTAGTGCTTATTTAGCCCTCTACCCTGCATTAGCCTGTTTTGTTTTGCATCGTTATTTTAAGCAAAATTATTGGCCTTTAGCCTTTCCCTTTATTTGGTTAGTAGTTGAATGGTTAAGAAGTGTATTATTTACTGGTTTTCCATGGTTATCTTTAGGTTACTCACAAATATCCAGCCCTCTAAGTGGCTGGCTACCCGTAATAGGTGAATTTGGTACTACAGGCTTAATTATTCTTATTTCAAGCGCTTGGGCATTAACTATAAGAGATAAAAAATGGCTACATAGCTTAGCCTTAACCTTAGTGATATTTGTTAGCGGATATAGTCTAAATCAATATCAATGGGCAATCCCATCAGGTAAAGAAGCCCAAATTGCTATGGTGCAAGGTAACATTCAACAAGAATTGCGATGGGCCCCGGAGCATGATCAGCCGACTATGGACAAATATCGGAATATGACGGATGCTCTATGGTTAAAAAATGACGTGGTCATTTGGCCTGAAGCAGCCGTACCCCAATTAGAGACGGTAGCTAAGAAGTATTTATTAGCACTGGATATTGTGGCGGCTGAAACTCAAACTGGCTTAATAACAGGAATAGTGGACTACAATTTTAAAACCCGAGAGGCATACAACTACTTAATTGGTTTAGGTTTAAAAGAAGCTAACTCTGAAAAGTCGACTGAAACTAAGGGCCAGTATTTTTATAATCACAGTAATAGATTTGCTAAACATCATTTATTACCCATTGGTGAGTTTATACCATTTGAAAACTGGCTTAGAACTGTAGCCCCTATTTTTGATTTACCAATGTCATCATTCAGTCGTGGCGATTATCAACAAAGTAATATTAAAGCGAACGGGTTTAACTTTGCACCAGCAATTTGTTTTGAAATAGCCTTTCCAGAGCAAATATCATCGAACTTATATTTCAATACTGATTTTATTATTACCGTAAGTAACGACGCCTGGTTTGGCGCGTCACATGGGCCAGCTCAACATTTAGAAATAGCTCAAGTGCGAGCGAAAGAGTTTGCTTTACCTGTTTTACGAGCGACCAATAATGGCATTACTGCCTTTATCAACCATAAGGGTGAAATACAAAGCCGTTTACCACAATTTGAAGCCGCGGCCTTAAGTGACTCGATTCAACTAGTCCAGGGTAATACACCTTTTAGAAATTTCGCTAATTGGCCAGCCTGGATAGTGAGTTTCACACTGTTTTGTTTAGCTATGCTGCGCCGAAAAAAATAA
- the greA gene encoding transcription elongation factor GreA, which yields MTQYPMTAKGAELLRAELNHLKSVKRPEIVKSIAEAREHGDLKENAEYHAAREQQSFCEGRIQDIEGKLSNIQIIDVTKMTNNGKVIFGTTVTILNLDTDQETTYRIVGEDEADIKNNLISVGSPIARGLIGKSIDDVVVIQTPKGAIEYEICAVEYI from the coding sequence ATGACTCAATATCCAATGACAGCAAAGGGTGCAGAACTGCTACGTGCTGAACTGAATCATTTAAAATCAGTTAAAAGACCTGAAATTGTTAAGTCGATTGCTGAAGCTAGAGAACATGGCGATCTAAAAGAAAATGCTGAATATCATGCTGCTCGTGAACAACAGAGCTTTTGTGAAGGGCGTATTCAAGACATTGAAGGCAAATTGTCGAACATACAAATTATCGACGTAACAAAAATGACTAACAATGGAAAAGTTATTTTTGGTACTACAGTGACTATTTTAAATTTAGATACTGACCAAGAAACAACTTATCGGATAGTAGGTGAAGATGAAGCAGATATTAAAAATAACTTAATTTCTGTTGGTTCACCCATAGCTCGTGGTTTAATTGGTAAGTCTATCGATGACGTTGTGGTTATTCAAACACCTAAAGGTGCAATCGAATATGAAATTTGTGCAGTTGAGTATATTTAA